A window from Primulina eburnea isolate SZY01 chromosome 2, ASM2296580v1, whole genome shotgun sequence encodes these proteins:
- the LOC140823274 gene encoding large ribosomal subunit protein uL14, with amino-acid sequence MSKRGRGGSAGNKFRMSLGLPVAATVNCADNTGAKNLYIISVKGIKGRLNRLPSACVGDMVMATVKKGKPDLRKKVMPAVIVRQRKPWRRKDGVFMYFEDNAGVIVNPKGEMKGSAITGPIGKECADLWPRIASAANAIV; translated from the exons ATGTCAAAGCGAG GACGTGGAGGATCGGCGGGGAACAAGTTCAGGATGTCGCTTGGTTTGCCGGTGGCGGCGACGGTGAACTGCGCGGACAATACGGGAGCAAAGAATCTTTACATCATATCGGTGAAGGGAATCAAGGGAAGACTTAACAGGCTTCCCTCCGCTTGCGTAGGAGACATGGTGATGGCTACCGTCAAGAAGGGAAAGCCAGATCTCCGTAAGAAGGTCATGCCCGCTGTTATTGTTCGCCAACGCAAACCCTGGCGCCGAAAGGACGGTGTCTTCATGTACTTTGAAG ATAATGCTGGGGTCATAGTTAATCCCAAAGGTGAAATGAAAG GTTCTGCCATCACTGGCCCAATTGGAAAGGAGTGTGCTGATCTTTGGCCTAGGATTGCTAGTGCTGCCAATGCTATCGTCTAG